A window from Sediminispirochaeta bajacaliforniensis DSM 16054 encodes these proteins:
- a CDS encoding 7TM diverse intracellular signaling domain-containing protein: MSGQIFSMNTIQKYSARLLLFPFLLLPVLPAAADPAAIVISETFHDGSYIGKSLEILSEGVVFSNLSQFRTLPPDVRNILISGKMSSDPEIEVTLKHTENSYRAEMDKINTNQKTVIVWGVEDAAAPGISASYRKSEKQIPALDFSGNAYWIKFALNNPGPEPVKLMIELEKGIYSWFDLFYPHRGGYGMLAGAYEFPMNKRAVQDSRIVFPVQLGPGHHNFYIRIDSQLVDTVPIRLWTERGYYRHSMRNKFIYGGIFGATFILLMYALFLAVSVREKGYLYLAMLIAAGYMVHIASSGLGFELIWQQHPMFSIVLFSLAYPLTVIVNLLFCRYYLNTKHHLPVIDRILSAMIYTAVLLTAVQFLIPLSGRCIFTTFSIVIDYLTVLPLIYAVVVSLIRKKQPENRKAIFMLTAVSFQLLSYIEFWMSYSNLLPLGLIDFIHVRSIGFVLVMLLGLRYKLRELEQSITGIKSELDALIKKRESERREKVVTDNTQIKVEAVRDLIETRYREPLSRYDLAAVVNMSQDHLGRMFKLLTGEKISVYINRLRVEEACRMLIETDLKIIDIAFDIGFENLRTFNLCFARTTGASPSVYRKTHG; the protein is encoded by the coding sequence ATGTCCGGACAGATATTTTCCATGAATACCATTCAAAAATATTCTGCAAGGCTTCTCCTTTTTCCCTTTCTGCTGCTACCGGTGCTGCCTGCCGCCGCAGATCCCGCTGCGATAGTCATTTCCGAAACTTTCCATGACGGTTCTTATATAGGGAAAAGCCTGGAGATATTGAGTGAGGGAGTTGTTTTCTCAAACCTCAGCCAGTTCAGGACCTTGCCTCCGGATGTCCGGAACATTCTTATATCGGGGAAAATGAGTTCAGATCCTGAAATCGAGGTAACCCTCAAACACACGGAAAACAGCTATCGGGCCGAAATGGACAAAATAAATACTAATCAGAAAACAGTTATTGTATGGGGTGTCGAAGATGCCGCCGCTCCCGGAATTTCTGCTTCCTACAGAAAATCTGAAAAACAAATACCGGCACTGGACTTTTCGGGAAACGCATACTGGATCAAGTTTGCCCTGAACAATCCCGGGCCGGAGCCTGTGAAGCTGATGATTGAACTGGAAAAGGGTATATACTCCTGGTTCGATCTGTTTTATCCCCATCGCGGCGGATACGGAATGCTCGCAGGGGCTTATGAATTCCCGATGAACAAACGGGCCGTTCAGGATAGTAGAATAGTATTTCCCGTGCAGCTGGGGCCGGGGCATCACAATTTTTATATAAGGATCGACAGCCAACTTGTCGACACTGTGCCGATCCGGCTGTGGACGGAAAGAGGATACTACCGACACAGCATGAGGAACAAATTCATCTATGGCGGCATCTTCGGAGCGACCTTCATTCTGCTGATGTATGCCCTTTTCCTGGCGGTTTCAGTACGGGAAAAAGGGTATCTCTATTTGGCCATGCTCATTGCTGCCGGATATATGGTTCATATAGCCAGTTCCGGTCTGGGGTTTGAACTTATCTGGCAACAGCATCCGATGTTTAGCATCGTCCTGTTCAGTCTGGCATATCCGCTGACTGTGATCGTAAACCTTCTGTTCTGCAGATATTATCTGAACACGAAACACCATCTGCCTGTTATAGACCGTATTCTGTCTGCAATGATTTATACTGCGGTACTGCTGACGGCGGTCCAGTTCCTTATTCCGCTTTCAGGGCGCTGCATCTTCACAACTTTTTCGATAGTCATAGATTATCTGACGGTGCTGCCCCTGATCTATGCCGTAGTCGTTTCTCTGATCCGGAAAAAACAGCCTGAAAACAGGAAAGCGATTTTCATGCTGACGGCAGTCAGCTTTCAGCTGTTGTCCTATATAGAATTCTGGATGAGCTACTCCAATCTCCTGCCTCTGGGACTGATTGATTTCATCCACGTGAGAAGTATAGGCTTCGTTCTGGTAATGCTCCTCGGGTTAAGGTACAAACTCAGGGAACTTGAGCAGAGTATTACGGGAATAAAGAGCGAACTGGACGCCCTTATCAAGAAAAGGGAATCCGAACGCAGGGAAAAGGTAGTTACCGATAATACCCAGATCAAGGTGGAGGCAGTACGCGATCTGATCGAAACCCGATACAGGGAGCCCCTGTCAAGATACGACCTTGCCGCCGTGGTAAATATGAGCCAAGATCATCTGGGAAGAATGTTTAAACTCCTTACAGGAGAGAAGATATCGGTCTATATCAACAGGCTGCGGGTAGAAGAAGCCTGCAGGATGTTGATCGAAACTGACCTTAAGATTATTGATATCGCCTTTGATATCGGATTCGAAAACCTGAGGACATTCAACCTCTGTTTCGCCAGGACAACCGGTGCTTCCCCAAGCGTGTACAGAAAGACACATGGATAG
- a CDS encoding DUF6268 family outer membrane beta-barrel protein, producing MKKGFILFLFLIGIRSLISAQQEPEVKVNYGLRALADFDVSASFPLVFSQGKTVFVNTVRCGYTVYDYDDWGLNWESAGETKKFYTLTYNLVYMQRLSTSWSLMVRSAIGLASDFENNISGDDISFSETLIFMHRFGSDFSLGGGAFYSLRALEVYPLPFLVFEWIPVKGMKISGTVPDSINMSFMLHESAEFGFFLKKDSFNYYGNPDTYLIDNPRLVYTNLIAGPALHVIVSESIVLNFECGYAFAGKFKLYNGHDKELTIDIDPEMYVKIGLAAGL from the coding sequence ATGAAAAAGGGGTTTATTCTGTTTCTATTCCTGATCGGAATTCGAAGCTTGATATCTGCTCAGCAGGAACCGGAAGTTAAAGTGAATTACGGACTCCGGGCACTTGCAGACTTCGATGTAAGCGCATCATTTCCGTTGGTTTTCAGCCAGGGGAAAACAGTATTTGTCAACACAGTCCGCTGTGGATACACAGTTTACGATTATGATGACTGGGGGCTTAATTGGGAAAGTGCAGGGGAAACTAAGAAATTTTATACTCTCACCTATAACCTTGTCTATATGCAGCGGCTTTCTACATCATGGTCGTTGATGGTCCGGTCAGCGATCGGTCTGGCATCCGATTTCGAAAACAATATATCCGGTGACGACATCTCATTTTCAGAGACGCTGATTTTTATGCACCGGTTCGGCTCCGATTTTTCACTCGGAGGGGGCGCTTTTTATTCTTTGCGGGCTCTGGAAGTCTATCCGCTTCCTTTTCTGGTGTTCGAGTGGATTCCCGTAAAGGGAATGAAGATATCGGGAACGGTTCCCGATAGTATCAATATGAGTTTCATGCTCCATGAGTCGGCTGAATTTGGTTTTTTTTTAAAAAAAGATTCATTCAATTATTATGGAAATCCGGATACATACCTTATTGACAACCCGAGGCTGGTATACACCAATCTGATCGCGGGACCGGCTCTGCACGTCATTGTGTCCGAAAGTATCGTCCTGAATTTCGAATGTGGATACGCCTTTGCCGGAAAGTTCAAGCTGTATAACGGACATGATAAAGAACTTACAATTGACATTGACCCGGAAATGTATGTAAAGATAGGTTTGGCTGCCGGGTTATAA
- a CDS encoding transposase encodes MGGDGFRNIYRSWKSNWPELSTFFKYSEDLRTLIYTTNPIESFNRSMRKVSKNRPVFPNEDSVLKLFYLATSRLEEKWSMKTRNWGSIYSQLLIQFSDQLELYAL; translated from the coding sequence ATGGGGGGGGACGGTTTCCGCAATATCTACAGATCCTGGAAATCGAACTGGCCGGAGCTCTCAACCTTTTTCAAATACTCCGAGGATTTACGAACGCTGATTTATACAACAAATCCGATTGAAAGTTTTAACCGTTCCATGAGGAAGGTCTCGAAAAACAGACCAGTATTTCCGAATGAAGATTCGGTGCTGAAATTATTTTATCTTGCAACAAGCAGGCTGGAAGAAAAGTGGTCCATGAAAACACGAAACTGGGGTTCCATTTACTCCCAGCTTTTGATTCAATTTAGTGATCAATTGGAGCTCTATGCGCTCTGA
- a CDS encoding carbon-nitrogen hydrolase family protein — protein MSKLSVRVNYKPLLWFAGGFGAFIFTRVMNYVPMALPIAALLILRFSRSRKTFKGVLLTVAGFIMSVMASQLLPFPASGAAFMIFHILKLTVKGILFALPYLIDRLLYNKLKGFLRTLVFPVTAVTIYFLDSTFGLFKGTGFYYAFMQYGNSSLVQFLSIAGIWGTGFILLWSSSVVYWILENGFEWEIIRKGVLVYVGVMLLACAYGGIRTSPMFYDYSGKTVTTAAIILAEISPMEVFEKLDGRKFSDLDVVVPEIEKRVRQAADAGAEIAVLQEFAAILPQEEEAAFIGRMRRIATDNNVYLCVDYVALPPRHPGRHDYTFGLIELDDDEEGSNKALLIDCKGELKIEYTKLHVAQLEDNYVLESSSDQIPVVDTPYGRIGVVICKDMEFSRFMRQAAQKQADLIIAPSSEATRALAITYSQMLRAVEYGFSFIRPCSYGLSVAVDYHGNILASKNSFTSPGKTMYAEVPVKGTSTLYGIIGDLFAWICCTAFFLFLLYILATALRRKK, from the coding sequence ATGTCAAAACTTTCAGTAAGAGTCAATTATAAACCGCTGTTATGGTTCGCCGGCGGATTCGGCGCTTTCATTTTTACACGGGTAATGAATTATGTGCCCATGGCTCTGCCTATCGCTGCCCTGTTGATTCTCAGATTCAGCAGATCCCGGAAAACGTTCAAGGGAGTGTTGCTGACTGTTGCAGGGTTCATTATGTCCGTAATGGCAAGTCAGCTGTTGCCTTTTCCCGCTTCCGGAGCGGCATTCATGATTTTTCATATCCTCAAGCTCACAGTAAAGGGAATTCTTTTCGCGTTGCCGTACCTGATCGACAGGCTTTTGTATAATAAACTGAAAGGTTTCCTTAGAACTCTCGTATTTCCAGTTACTGCGGTAACGATATATTTTCTTGATTCCACTTTCGGACTTTTCAAGGGTACGGGCTTCTACTATGCCTTCATGCAGTATGGGAACTCTTCCCTCGTCCAATTCCTTTCAATAGCCGGCATCTGGGGAACGGGGTTTATTCTTCTATGGAGTTCCTCTGTTGTCTACTGGATCCTTGAGAATGGTTTTGAGTGGGAGATTATCAGAAAGGGTGTTTTAGTCTATGTCGGGGTTATGCTGCTTGCGTGTGCCTACGGCGGAATAAGAACTTCGCCGATGTTCTACGATTATTCCGGAAAAACAGTTACCACCGCAGCAATTATTCTGGCCGAAATCAGTCCCATGGAAGTCTTCGAGAAACTGGACGGCAGAAAATTTTCCGATTTGGATGTAGTGGTTCCCGAGATAGAAAAACGGGTCCGGCAGGCTGCTGATGCCGGCGCAGAAATCGCGGTACTACAGGAGTTTGCCGCAATTCTTCCTCAAGAGGAAGAAGCTGCCTTTATCGGACGGATGCGTAGAATCGCCACGGATAACAACGTATATCTATGCGTGGACTATGTCGCTCTGCCTCCCCGACATCCCGGACGGCATGACTATACCTTCGGGTTGATAGAACTTGATGATGATGAAGAGGGAAGCAACAAAGCTCTGCTTATAGACTGCAAGGGAGAGTTGAAGATTGAGTACACAAAGCTTCACGTTGCCCAACTTGAGGACAACTATGTTCTGGAATCTTCTTCGGACCAGATTCCCGTAGTCGATACGCCATATGGCCGAATAGGTGTCGTAATCTGCAAGGATATGGAATTTTCCCGTTTCATGCGGCAGGCAGCTCAGAAGCAGGCCGATCTCATTATTGCGCCCTCCTCGGAAGCAACCCGCGCACTGGCAATTACCTACAGTCAAATGCTGAGAGCGGTAGAATACGGGTTTTCCTTTATTCGCCCCTGCAGTTACGGTCTTTCGGTGGCGGTGGACTATCATGGAAATATTCTGGCTTCAAAAAACTCATTTACATCTCCGGGAAAAACTATGTACGCGGAGGTTCCCGTGAAGGGTACTTCGACCCTGTATGGAATTATAGGTGATCTATTTGCCTGGATATGCTGTACGGCCTTTTTCCTGTTTCTCCTGTACATATTGGCCACAGCCTTGAGACGCAAAAAATAG
- a CDS encoding IS256 family transposase → MYEGEMTDHVGYSKNQKSNPDSKNIRNGYSTKTVKSKHGAINLDVPRDREGSFEPQIVKKRQRDITGMEEKVISMFGLGLSTRDIQYHIKEIYGYEMSPETVSTITDAVIEGAKEWQCRPLQPVYPIVCLDALVVKMKIERTVKNVVLYGIIGINLDGRKECLGLYLSKEPESSRYWLSVMNELKNRGVQEILIFSVDNLTGISEAISSAFPRAEVQKCIVHQIRNSLKHVAWKDRKTVAADLKLVYSAPTEEEGLLNLEAFQEKWGGTVSAISTDPGNRTGRSSQPFSNTPRIYER, encoded by the coding sequence TTGTATGAAGGTGAAATGACCGACCATGTAGGTTATTCGAAAAATCAGAAAAGTAATCCGGATTCTAAAAATATACGAAACGGTTACTCAACAAAAACGGTAAAAAGCAAACACGGCGCAATAAATCTCGATGTCCCTCGAGACCGGGAGGGAAGTTTCGAGCCGCAAATTGTAAAGAAACGGCAGAGAGATATAACAGGAATGGAAGAAAAAGTCATTTCCATGTTTGGCCTTGGATTATCAACCCGGGATATTCAATATCATATCAAAGAAATATACGGGTACGAGATGTCTCCTGAAACGGTCTCGACTATCACAGATGCTGTTATTGAGGGAGCCAAGGAATGGCAATGCCGTCCGCTTCAACCCGTATATCCGATTGTATGTCTGGATGCACTGGTGGTAAAAATGAAGATAGAGAGAACTGTAAAAAACGTTGTGCTCTATGGAATTATCGGAATCAACCTGGACGGCCGGAAGGAATGTCTGGGGCTCTATTTGTCTAAAGAACCTGAATCATCACGTTACTGGCTTTCGGTGATGAATGAGCTAAAAAACCGGGGAGTTCAGGAGATCCTGATATTCTCGGTCGATAACCTGACCGGCATTTCCGAGGCTATTTCATCAGCCTTTCCCCGGGCGGAGGTTCAGAAATGTATTGTCCATCAGATACGCAATTCCTTAAAGCACGTTGCCTGGAAAGACCGGAAAACCGTAGCTGCCGATTTGAAGCTTGTGTATTCTGCCCCGACTGAAGAAGAAGGACTGCTCAACCTGGAAGCATTTCAGGAGAAATGGGGGGGGACGGTTTCCGCAATATCTACAGATCCTGGAAATCGAACTGGCCGGAGCTCTCAACCTTTTTCAAATACTCCGAGGATTTACGAACGCTGA